Genomic window (Cololabis saira isolate AMF1-May2022 chromosome 10, fColSai1.1, whole genome shotgun sequence):
gcagcagcttctctgtGGTCTGCAGGGGCTGATGGGAGTTTCCAGGAGCTGCTAGAAAGCAGCTTTTCCTGCTCTGGTCTCACAGCTCGTCCTTGTTGGGTCTGGGCTGCATCAGAGCTCCACTTCTCCCCAGGTTCACCAGAGGAAACACCACGGACCAAAATGCTTTTCCTCCCAGCTGCTGCTCTGTGCTGTCTGTGTTCAGGTGAGTGtttccagccaatcaggagcCCCCAAACTCCACCTGGAACAAACACCGTCACACTGACCTtcacctgtctgtctgtgtctctgcagcgctggttgccatggcagcaGGGCCGGTTCAGGACGATGTAACACTGACCAGGAGAGTTGGACAAAGTGTCTCCTTCAGCTGTGGACGAACTGATCAGTGTGATGGTGACTTGATAAGATGGTTTCAGAAAAAAGAATTGGAAACTTTCAGATTGATTCTTGTTATTAACAGACAAACCAGTGAAATTAAGTCAGGCTACAATCATCCTCAGAAAGCAGATTTCTCAGCTGAAAATACACAGAATGGTTGTTTGTTGAAGCTAAACAGAGTTAAACTGGATCATTCAGCCACCTACTACTGCATGTGTGTGAAGTATGACGCCCACAGTGAGAAAAGATCCCTGCAGCCTGAACAAAAACCTCCAGCTGAACAGATGTCAAACACAGTTTCAGATCAGAATCTCATAATAGTTCTAGTTACGTAGAAGTTTAATTCTGTGTAACATCAGTATTACAGGGAACTTTAAACAGCCACAACAACTAAATTATGTCCATATTTCCTCCCTCTGGAGAGCAGCTCTGACAGAGGAAATAAGCTTTTGCCGTGGCAACAATTACAGTCTGGGCGTTCAACGGCTGACAGGTTTTTGTACGAGTCTTTCTCACCGTGGGAGGATACCCGTACTACATCTTTGGACCTGGAAGTAAACTGTATGTAACCGGTAAGAAGCAACATTTCTCTTCCTTCAGTTGTTTGATTGTAGAAgttgaaaatgtgtttaaagtcAGTTTGAGCTGCTTCAGACTTTCCATGTTAGTTTGTTCATGTTTAGTAGAGAACTCATCATGCAGCCGTTGCTACAGAAGAGAAGCTCCATCATTTCTGGAAACATGTTTAAATGTCTCCCAACAACTAAAcgtgttctttatttctgcaaaTATCAGAGATGTTACAAATATTGATGTTTGATCATCTCAGTAATTCTGGAGCATCTGCTGCTCTTTGAACACAAGACGACTTTGAGCTCAAATACAATTTAATAGTGATTTACAGCTGGATTTAGGAACGTTCCTGGAAAGATGGAACTGCAAATATATTCACTCAGAACGTTATTAAGTTCAGCAGTTGGACTGAATAAAGTAGCTGCTTAGTTCACGTGGAAGAGAAGAACTCATCTTTATTCTCAGTaagttgcatttttattttacccagattttattttgagaagaaaaacaataaatatgtgGACTTCAGTTTAAAATAACTATAATTAATGGAACCTACAGTAAGTCTGAATCAAATTTGAATAAACAATGTAAGGGAACATATAAACGCCTGAAACAGGTTCACTTGTATCTTTATGGCTgataaaaacttaaacagtAAATGAAGATTATTATATTTGTCAACCAGAAAAAGGTTTTTACAAGCATTAAATTCATATATCCAACGATTAAtaagtgaaattaaaataaataacacatttatggactgtttgaaataaatatttaatcaagAATTTAAGAGAATGTATACATTATTTAAgtgaatatatttgtattttgtttttttatataaagttgaaatgaaatGATATATTTGAACATGTCCATTAATGTTATCAAACCTGATTTGTATGTATTAGATTGGATTTCAATGATTCGTTTATATTGATAAAGTTTGGTTTAGCTGTTAATATGTGAATGTTGTTGAGAGGAtcagacacacaaacatgttTTTAGTGATTAGACTAAAAAACATCAGAGTAAAGACTTTATTTTCCTCCAGATGGAGTTGGTTTCAGAGTCAGAACAGTTCAAATTAGGACTCGGAcagtttcagagataaaacatggagcataaaatataaaacttaaaaaaacccATAAAAACAAAGATCCTGGAAccagaataaattaaaaaaaaacaaatattatttgagCTTTATTATTTGAGCTTCATTTCgaatatgcaaattaaaaaagaacaatactaaaaagtaaaaaaataaagtacaaatatatatatatatatatatatatatatatatatatatatatatatatatatatatatatatatatatatatatatatatatatatatatatatatatatatatatatatatatatatatatatactgtatgtgtgtgtatatatagacatacagaagctcttcagtgttgtGCGTCTATTGGTAACTTTGAAATTAAGTTGGCCCCTGAGGTTATAACCTCCCTCCCATTCAAAGAATATCCCCTGTATATGTCCTGGTAATAAATTATTCTTGGCTCTAAACATTAGTTTTGCTGTATTGTAATTAACTAGATCTAGAAATTTTAGTAATTTAgattgtaaaaataatttatttgtgtGTTCCCGTCCCGGTAACCGGCATTGTATATTATTCTcacagctcttttctgtaatatgcACAAGGAGTGAAGTGAGCTTCTGTGCATATTAAACTGTGCATGTAAATTTTATTAGAAAGATAACAATAACATTTGATATTAATGTTCTGTGAAAAACAGATAAATCTTATAAAACTCTGATTAGTTCAGcggtaaaatattatttaatcactttcatgtataaagcgtctattacaacagaagtgtctccaggatgtttccagagaccagaacacgacccccgagcaattattccaTAAACAAGATTGTATATTCCAGATTCCCGTCTCCCACAGAGGACAGACGTGGACCAGCGGCTGTAGCCACAACATTGTTTTAGAGTCAGAAATAGAACTGGTTCATCCCTCTCCCTCACCTGCACTCACACATATTCAGAGATGGATCATGtctctgtctgtgtttgttgttgttgttgaacaAAAATTAACTAAACATGTTAGAAGAAGGACAATGTTGGTAAAATGACGTCCCTTCTGGCTTCTTCAGGAGTTaagaggtttttgttttttttcgatGATATGTTTATTGTCATGTATTCAACCATACAACATTATGCATACattacacagacacatacatacatttaacTTGCACCATTCTCTATACAAAGGTAAATAATTATATTGGATTAACCAAttgggaggaaaaataaaataaatacattaaatataaaattaaaaaataaaataaatcaaaatgatattCTCCACAATATTTACTAGTTGTTTTCAGGTAAATCTTGCACTTTCATCGTCATAATGATCATATATGGTTCCCAGAGTTAGACAAAGTCTTTCCGTTTACCCTCATCAATGTACGTTAGTCTTTCCAGTCCAATACCGTTAGAAAGCTCCTTATCCACATTCTCAATGTAGGAGGATCCAGACTTTTCCAACATGATGCAATAGCTCTCCTGGCCTGAAGAAGTCCAAAGTCCAGAACTGTATATTGCTTTGATGTGGTTGAGCAGTTAAGAGTTAAAAGTTAGGATTGAATCTCCTGCCGGGAGGTGTTGACCACCAACGGCAGGTGAAGGATCATCAGGGGTGCAGACCTCTGCAGAAACACGTGTTGGCCTCAGTTTTGTAGCTGCATTGATGAGTGTTTAGTGATCAGAGTCCACGTGGTTTCCAGGATCAGGCTGAATgctggaagctgctgctgactGTGTGAATGTGTCTGTGTCCAACTTCAGATAAGCAGGTAGTGAAGCCCGTGGTGAGCGTGTACCCAGCAGCATCCAGAGTCCACCTGGGGGGGGGCAGCTCCCTGCTGTGTGTGGCCTCAGCCATGTTTCCTCCTGGGGTCCGGTTCTCCTGGAAAAGACAGAAGAACGGCCCGCTGGAGGACGTCCCCCCTGCCGAGGGAGAGCAGGTGGAGCTCAGAGAGCCGGGACGCAGCGCCTCCATCATGGTGGTCCACCGCCTCCATCAGGACACGTACAGATACAGCTGCTACGTCAAGCACGAGGGCGGCACGGTGGAGGCCCAGACACAAGGTGACGGAGGCTCGGTGACTGTGTTCAGCAGAGACTCAGCTTCACGTGGAGACGCTGTCAAAGACAGCAGAGGACGGACATTTGTCCCTGCAACTCCCAACATCTTCCTTCTCTGTTTCAGAgcttccagctccagcagc
Coding sequences:
- the LOC133451822 gene encoding immunoglobulin lambda-1 light chain-like, with product MLFLPAAALCCLCSALVAMAAGPVQDDVTLTRRVGQSVSFSCGRTDQCDGDLIRWFQKKELETFRLILVINRQTSEIKSGYNHPQKADFSAENTQNGCLLKLNRVKLDHSATYYCMCVKYAYYIFGPGSKLYVTDKQVVKPVVSVYPAASRVHLGGGSSLLCVASAMFPPGVRFSWKRQKNGPLEDVPPAEGEQVELREPGRSASIMVVHRLHQDTYRYSCYVKHEGGTVEAQTQDPGSGVPAPADPGSGVPAPADPGSGVPAPADPGSGVPAPADPGSEIFQSECRVKLLCLLYTVLTLKSLLYCCGLSLLMVLRNKGPSTN